The Aythya fuligula isolate bAytFul2 chromosome 5, bAytFul2.pri, whole genome shotgun sequence sequence AGAAAGAACTGTCCCAACAGGCAACTGCAGCCTGCCTGGATTCTGCATGCCATAAGGTGCTAGTTTCCTCCCCGAGGGCTGATCCCACATGATCCCaagctttccttctgcttcctgGTGCTCAGAGGAGTTTGTCTTTGTCAGGGGAAAGGCTCCTCCTCCCCTCAGAACTCCAGGGGGCACTGCAGAATTGGCTGCCTTGCTCTTGTGTTTGGAAGAAATTCCAGTTTACAGTCCATCAGGACCAGCACTTGGCAGTATTTGCAACAACATAAAATGCATCTGTTTAGTCTTGTATGTTAATTTGCAAAGATTGATTGTTGGCAGCTTGGAGGGACAGGAAACCATCCACATTTTCAGATTAACACAGGACAATCAGTTGGAATGTCAGTTCTTTAAAGCACTGCCTTGGCCCCTGTGTAATATGTGTTGGATATTTCATgaatataacattaaaataatccatcatttcttaaaaaaataaaatctcattacAACAGGGCTAAAtctaataaatacaaaaacactCATCTCGGAGCAAAGCTCCAGGAGCCATACACCCAGCCTTGCTTCTCCTTTGTGCAGAGCTAGCTGGTGTGTCGCTGGCATGTCATGCTTGTTCTCATTTCCTCTAAGGCATGATAGTGTTAAGGATACAGGAAAAAGCACTGCGTGTCTTGGCAACGCTAGAACAATGTTTAGACTAAGCAACTGCTGTATTTACAGTATTAGCATTATGCAATAgtttcctccccctccctaTTTTCTACCATTTATACTATTAAGATTTTTGAGGGACAGTGGTTTTCCGGGTCTTGCTATAGTGTTTACTTCTTGGACATCATTTCCTCTGCAGGCTAAGAGAAAGGCCAAGAGGATCTATGCAGACCTCAGAGTACTCCTGTTATGAATCAGCTCTCATTTCTAAGTGCTACGGCTGAAAAGAAAGCCtcttaagggaaaaaacaaacaagtatagCTGTGTGGAGCACTTAACTAGGAGGTAACTCACTGACTGATGCTACCAGTAACATTTGCACTGCTTAACTACATCACGCTTTAGAAAGGTGAGGAAAAAGCAAGTTATGAGTATGTGCCACATCTGGAAGAGATgtgtgaaagagaaagaatgcaCAGAAGTGACTGAATGTGCACAGATAAGGTGCTCCCCAATAGGAATGTATGCTTTGCAGCTCATAGTTGTTGGCTATGGACATCATTTAAAGACCTGAATGGGAAGGTCAGAGTGCTTCATGTTCAGAAGTTCGGCAAATACTTGCCACATCCAGGCTGCATTCTGCCATGTAGCAACAGATTGAGCATTAAGTGAAATTGCTCCAGGACTGGAAACAATTTAGCACAGATCTGAATACAAACTTACGGGCTGCTCCTAAGCTGAATGATGCCCCAAGCATACAGCTTCATCTAAGGCAAAGGGTGGTATCTTTGTGCTGCGCTGCACTGAAACATGCTGCCATGCACAGTTCTGAACTCCAAGCTCGCTCAAATGACCTCAGGAGCATTAATTTTATCAGAATGTGAGACACTACTTACTCTGACTTGCTTGTGCTTCATTCCTCcaagcagagctgtgaaaagaagggaaaaaatggtatCAGCAATGGGCTCAGCTCATCGCGGGCGCTGTGCTTCAGCCCGCAGCGTGCACAACACAGCCAGAACCAAAACCCTGCGCTGCCAAGCACCCACGTAGCAAACCAGGTGAACCCACCTGAACTTCCCAACCGAAAGCAGCCGGTAACACTCACACGTTCTCCAGGATTATCTTAGTTAGGAGGTTCTTCAGGTTTTGGTGGAAGTCTTCTGGAAAGAGCGCCAGGATATCTTCCGCCCTCGTCAAGCCGCGGTACACGACGTGCCtggtgaggctgtgcagggcggccaccagctgcaggacagGCAGACGGGAGAAGGGGGCTCCAGCCCGGAcaaggagcagcccccagcccccttcaCCCCGGCCGCCCGCCTCCACCTCGCACCCGCGGCCATGGCTCCTACCTGCGCCGCCTCCTCGGGACTGGCGGCGATGGCGGGGCAGGCGCGCTGCGCCAGCGGGCCGAGCCCGGCGGGCGGGCTGGAGAAGCAGTCCTGGCACAGCTGCCGCACGGCCTCCTTCGACGGCGCCTGCCGGGGAGCAAAGCGGGACGCGCTCAGCCGCCGCCGCCAGGCAGGGAACGGCCCCCGGCAGCGCCatggcggcggccccgcggcccgcTCACCTTCAGCAGGCCCCGCAGGGCGGCGAACTCCCCCTCACGcagcgccgccatcttggcgcCCTCAGCCGGGGCGGGCGCCGCGCCTCAgctcccgccccgccgccatcttgttggggcggggcggggcgggctgGGCACGCCGGGCGATGTAgtcctggtcctggtcctggCTTTAACGCGGgataaaagtggaaaaaaataacaaaacaaaactgaaagctgtGAAATGTTTCAGCCACAGCTCCTCGTCCGTAAAGCGAGCTGCTGCGACAGTTATCGGAGCTGAAGTGCAGGATAACGTTTTGCACCGAATTAGCATGCGTCCTGCATCAAACTTTACAGACCCACACTTCAGTGCCCTTTCTGAAATACCTGacgtgatttttatttatttatttatttatttttggtcattTCTGTCAGTGCAGTGAAGAGTGAAACCAGACCCTGAGCTTAAGCCATGTGTAGCGGCTTAAACCACCTCACCGCAGGGGTCAGGGTGGCACCGAGGGGTCTCTgtctggctgcaggctgcccacACGGTGTCTGCTCCTCACTGAGAGGAAAATCACCTGGCACAGCCGCACCAGGATGGCGTTGTGCTGGCCCAGAGCTCGCCTGCTGCCGTGCAGCTCCAAGGAGCAAGAGTGCAAGTGGAGGGGACCGGCCTCCGTCCTTCGAGAGCCTGCAAGCATTTGGGCAAAGTCTGCTCTGCGGCATGCACAAGGTAGGATGTGCGCCATGCGAGTGGTGCATGGCCCGGGCTGAGGTCAGAGCCTCAGGTACCTGGCAGTGCAGTCGTGACCTGTGTCAACAGTGAGATCGCTGGGGTGAGAGCAAGCCCTAAAttctcccttctcctgcttttccctttcGGATGTAATCAATTTTTTACTGTCAGTGCAAATCCCTTTGTTGGATGCAGAGTTTAGCGGTAAACACGCTGTTTTCAGCCAGTGGGAACTGGAGGCAAAAGATTTATCATGGCATTGCTGCAATGATATGGACCATTACCTTAGTAAACTGTGTACGTTTTATGCTTTGTGAAAGATATTCAAATAAATCCTCTTTCCGAGAGAGCAATTGTCTCTTTTTTGTCTTGTATAATTCACAGCACATCTGGTGCCAGCATATCTGTGTAATCTATGGGCTTTCTCATCACCTTTTCTGTCaaaacatcttcattttcatttgcattgttCTCCTGTAGGCAGAATAATGCATGGTAAGAAATGCTAATGGGATGTCATTTGCATTGGGCTCCACAGGTTTGGCAAAGTAAAGGGATTCCTTTTACTTTCTCAAGCTGGGAAACCTTGAAGAGCAGAAGAATCCAAAGggagaatattttattttctagcatttttcGTGAGGAACAGGAAATGAGTCTCAGGGGGAACAATTTTGGGGGTATGAGTGTACCATCTGTGGCCTCTTCAAATTACTTAGTATGATCGATGAGTTCAGAGAGCTGCAGTATACTTGTGCTGCTTTCTCGAACGCTGTGTTACCGATCAGGTTAGCCCAGTGCAGGCAGTACATTGTGGAAGGCTGAAGGTCGGCCGTATGGAGTCTTCTGAGTGGAGATGCCTTCCTGGCAGAACCGATGTGCTGCTGAATGTAGGTGGTAGGACTGAGCGGGCAGTGAGCCTTGTGGATGCCATTTGCTTATCCAGGTGATAAAACTGTGTAGCTCCTTACTCTGATcggaaaaggaaaaaatagctaCACAGGATCAGATTACAGGAACTGTGACATTGTCTATTCCTTCCCAAgaggaagaaactgaaagatttGACGATGGTCTGTCCAACACTGGTGCCACAGCTGTCATTTCCACCTACACAAATATGGCAGTATCTGCAAGCTACACATTAAAACAGACCAGAAGGTGAAAGGAAGGAGGTCctcatttttgtttgcaaagtAAGCGATCTACACAATTGCAtcgcaaagaaaaaaaatgtagcagtgATTAGAGGTCAGGATTTAAGAGCCAGGGAACTGGAATCATGTCTTTCTGATTCTGCTTCAGCTTTCACATGAAGCTAGGTAGCTTCATTTTTGTCACCCGAATGACAGGAAGGTAACGTAACTTCTGTGTCACGTGAAGCCCTGCATTAACAAATGCGGGCATTTATTAACATCAACAGTGAAATTAGAGGTTGTGAAAGCATAAACTGGATGAAAGTGGTATAAAAAGGCAGCACTGTGTTACAAGCTCTGGACAAATAAGCCTAAAGGGAAACAAGAGAACTGAATACGGGATATCACTTAATCTTGTAATTGTATCATTCATCTCTTAAATTCttcctgcttgttttgtttacaaaCCCATAAAACCAGCATTTTCTACAACCAGAGGTAAGCAGAATTTTTCTAACTGTTAAAGCTTCTGAAATGCCATCCCCTGCTGAGGAAGACAGTCGCTAAGTTTTGGCAGGGCTCTTCTAAAGCAATCACTTTAAAACACTTCCATAAAAGTCAGATTGATTTTGATGCCTAGTTAAGGACTTAATTGTACAGAATAACTTTGTCAGACAAAGAGGTGGAGGG is a genomic window containing:
- the COMMD9 gene encoding COMM domain-containing protein 9, producing the protein MAALREGEFAALRGLLKAPSKEAVRQLCQDCFSSPPAGLGPLAQRACPAIAASPEEAAQLVAALHSLTRHVVYRGLTRAEDILALFPEDFHQNLKNLLTKIILENVSAWRNEAQASQISLPRLVDMDWRVDIKTSSDTINRMAVPTCLLQLKIQEDAALCGNSPVVSALTVELSKETLDTMLEGLGRIRDQLSAVANK